In Juglans regia cultivar Chandler chromosome 13, Walnut 2.0, whole genome shotgun sequence, the following proteins share a genomic window:
- the LOC109007051 gene encoding mRNA turnover protein 4 homolog — MPKSKRNRPVTLSKTKKKGREHKEAIVNAIRESAEKYSSVYAFSFENMRNLKFKEFREQLKSTSRFFLGSNKVMQVSLGRSAADEIIPGIQKVSKLLRGNSGLCFTNLPKEEIERLFNEYEEYDFARTGSIASEKVELKEGPLEQFTHEMEPFLRKQGMPVRLNKGVVELVSDFVVCEEGKPLSPESARTLRLLGIKMATFRLHLICRWSPEEFELYIERPDDDSA, encoded by the exons ATGCCGAAGTCCAAGCGCAATAGGCCCG TTACGCTGtcgaagacgaagaagaagggAAGGGAGCATAAAGAAGCGATAGTGAATGCGATAAGGGAGTCCGCCGAGAAGTACAGTTCGGTCTACGCGTTCTCTTTCGAGAACATGAGGAACCTCAAGTTCAAGGAGTTCAGGGAACAGCTCAAGTCTACCAGCAG ATTTTTCCTTGGTTCAAACAAAGTCATGCAAGTTTCTCTAGGTAGGTCTGCTGCAGATGAAATTATACCTGGCATTCAAAAAGTCTCAAAG CTTCTACGTGGAAATAGTGGGCTCTGTTTTACCAACTTGCCAAAGGAAGAGATTGAAAG GTTATTTAATGAGTATGAGGAATACGACTTTGCAAGGACAGGAAGCATTGCATCAGAAAAG GTGGAGCTTAAGGAAGGTCCTCTGGAGCAGTTTACACATGAGATGGAGCCATTCCTGCGCAAGCAAGGGATGCCTGTTCGATTGAACAAAG GTGTTGTGGAGCTTGTTTCGGATTTTGTTGTTTGTGAGGAGGGAAAGCCTTTGTCGCCCGAGTCAGCTCGCACACTG CGGTTGTTGGGGATCAAGATGGCTACCTTCCGACTTCACTTGATCTGCAGATGGAGCCCCGAGGAATTTGAACTTTATATTGAAAGACCAGATGATGATTCTGCATAA